One Dokdonia sp. Dokd-P16 genomic window carries:
- a CDS encoding type II toxin-antitoxin system HigA family antitoxin yields MNIKPIRNEADYKKALERLEILFDATMGTEEGDELEILAIVIDNYEKENFPIGMPDPISAINFRMEQMGLKQKDLVEMIGFKSRVSEIMNKKRKLTLEMIRNLNTTLHIPTDVLIQDY; encoded by the coding sequence ATGAATATAAAACCTATTAGAAACGAGGCAGATTACAAAAAGGCTCTTGAACGTTTAGAAATCCTCTTTGATGCAACAATGGGAACTGAAGAAGGCGACGAACTAGAGATTCTTGCCATTGTCATTGACAACTACGAAAAAGAGAATTTTCCGATTGGAATGCCTGACCCAATTTCAGCCATTAATTTTAGAATGGAACAGATGGGATTGAAACAAAAGGATTTAGTAGAAATGATTGGTTTCAAAAGTCGAGTGAGTGAAATAATGAATAAAAAGCGCAAGCTCACTTTGGAAATGATAAGAAACCTAAACACTACATTACACATCCCAACCGACGTACTTATCCAGGATTATTGA
- a CDS encoding glycerophosphodiester phosphodiesterase family protein: MKKLLLPLLLVGILIAGCNPATEKTNTLQEFFSYTENGETLISAHRGGKSYAGYPENCLETMKYIKESIPNALFEIDVASSEDDVLFLMHDSSLERTTTGSGRVDQKDWATLSQLHLKDDFDTITNYKIPLFKDVLDWAKKENAILTVDIKRSVDPELVLRFIEDNDALAQSVIITYSMETAQQLYKLNPEVVLSVTIRNMEEFDTAASSGIPWKNMVAFTGTIASDPSLYAKLHEKGVMCMLGTLGNLDKKSKARGDVLYKEWVKLGIDVFATDRPLEVQKAISK; the protein is encoded by the coding sequence ATGAAAAAACTACTACTTCCCCTACTCCTAGTTGGAATTCTTATTGCAGGATGCAATCCGGCTACAGAGAAGACAAATACGCTACAAGAGTTCTTCAGTTATACTGAGAATGGCGAGACCTTAATCAGTGCGCATCGCGGTGGTAAGAGTTATGCAGGCTACCCTGAGAACTGCTTAGAAACCATGAAATACATCAAAGAGTCTATTCCAAACGCGTTGTTTGAAATTGACGTGGCAAGTAGTGAAGACGATGTTTTATTTCTTATGCATGACAGTTCGCTGGAAAGAACAACAACAGGCTCTGGAAGAGTAGATCAAAAAGATTGGGCAACACTCTCACAACTCCACCTGAAAGATGATTTTGACACCATTACTAATTATAAAATCCCATTATTTAAGGATGTGTTAGACTGGGCAAAAAAGGAAAACGCCATCCTCACGGTTGACATTAAGCGCAGCGTTGATCCAGAACTTGTACTTCGTTTTATAGAGGACAACGATGCCTTAGCGCAATCGGTGATTATTACTTACTCCATGGAAACGGCACAGCAACTTTACAAGTTAAACCCTGAGGTTGTACTTTCTGTTACCATTAGAAATATGGAAGAGTTTGATACGGCTGCTAGCTCTGGCATTCCATGGAAAAATATGGTCGCTTTTACGGGAACTATAGCATCAGATCCATCATTATATGCCAAGTTGCATGAAAAAGGAGTGATGTGTATGCTAGGAACTCTAGGTAACCTCGATAAAAAATCCAAAGCAAGAGGCGATGTACTCTATAAAGAATGGGTGAAGCTTGGTATTGATGTTTTTGCAACCGATAGACCTCTTGAAGTGCAAAAAGCAATTTCAAAGTAG
- a CDS encoding class I SAM-dependent methyltransferase encodes MAEKEQHIDFDKLRGGYYTPSPIAEFICSWAIQNEDDLVLEPSCGDGNFIQAAIERFGELGVNGNELYGRLRGVELIPEEAIKAANRAANFGLNNDTIVNDDFFSFISNQENATYNSIIGNPPFIRYQNFPAEHRDIAIKMMEDIGLKPNKLTNIWVPFLVICSSLLNENGRLGMVIPAELFQVKYAEQTRVFLSNFFERITIVTFKKLVFDGIQQEVVLLLCEKSVPNAQGIRVLQLNDLEELNDIDFDAVAETEVVEIQHDTEKWTKYFLNPREIDLLREIKDSNRIPLANDILDADVGIVTGRNEFFMLKKSQVAEWKLQDVTTKVVSKSNQLSGIIFNDSDFDENAKKDLPNKLFLPENTEFKNLDKNSKRYIKYGEEKEFHTGYKCRIRKKWYITPSLWIPQGFALRQVNRYPKLVLNHVEASSTDTIHRVRFLSDEFSPESIVVCFLNSLTFAFSEVTGRSYGGGVMTFEPSEIEELLIPVVEEHGIDVNFIDELIREDRIEEVLDIVDKAVLIDHYGFSLEETIEFRNIWKKMSDRRINRGKSAKSKPKKKVGLM; translated from the coding sequence ATGGCAGAGAAAGAACAACATATTGATTTTGATAAGCTAAGAGGCGGCTATTATACACCTTCTCCAATTGCTGAGTTCATTTGTTCTTGGGCAATCCAAAATGAGGACGATTTAGTATTAGAGCCAAGTTGTGGGGACGGAAATTTTATACAAGCAGCTATTGAGAGATTCGGTGAATTGGGTGTAAACGGTAATGAACTATATGGTAGACTAAGAGGTGTTGAGCTTATACCAGAGGAAGCAATAAAAGCTGCTAATCGTGCAGCTAATTTTGGTTTAAACAATGACACAATAGTAAATGATGATTTCTTTAGTTTTATTTCAAACCAAGAGAATGCTACATATAATTCAATAATTGGTAATCCGCCATTTATACGGTATCAGAATTTTCCAGCTGAACACAGAGATATTGCTATTAAAATGATGGAAGATATTGGCTTAAAACCTAATAAACTTACAAATATTTGGGTGCCATTCTTAGTGATTTGCTCTTCTTTACTTAATGAAAATGGTAGGTTAGGAATGGTTATTCCTGCGGAATTATTTCAAGTTAAGTATGCTGAACAAACAAGAGTATTTCTTTCAAATTTCTTCGAACGAATTACCATTGTAACATTTAAGAAATTAGTCTTTGACGGAATACAGCAAGAAGTAGTTTTATTGTTATGTGAAAAGTCAGTTCCAAATGCTCAGGGAATTAGAGTCTTACAATTAAACGATTTAGAAGAGCTTAATGATATTGATTTTGATGCGGTAGCAGAAACAGAAGTTGTAGAAATCCAACACGATACTGAAAAATGGACTAAATACTTTTTAAATCCAAGGGAGATAGATTTGCTAAGAGAAATAAAAGACAGTAACCGTATTCCTTTGGCTAATGATATATTAGATGCTGATGTCGGAATAGTTACTGGTCGTAATGAGTTCTTTATGCTAAAGAAATCTCAAGTTGCTGAATGGAAGCTACAAGATGTTACAACAAAAGTAGTCAGCAAGTCAAATCAATTATCAGGTATCATTTTCAACGATTCAGACTTTGATGAAAATGCTAAAAAAGATTTACCTAATAAACTCTTTTTACCAGAGAACACTGAGTTCAAAAACTTAGATAAGAATAGTAAAAGGTATATTAAATACGGTGAAGAAAAAGAGTTTCATACTGGCTATAAATGTAGAATTAGAAAGAAGTGGTATATCACTCCTTCTTTATGGATTCCTCAAGGTTTTGCCTTGAGACAAGTAAACAGATACCCGAAATTGGTGCTTAATCATGTTGAAGCTTCTTCAACGGATACAATACATCGAGTAAGGTTCTTATCAGACGAATTTAGTCCTGAAAGCATAGTTGTTTGTTTTTTAAACTCACTAACATTTGCTTTTTCTGAAGTCACTGGAAGAAGTTATGGTGGTGGTGTTATGACTTTTGAACCCTCTGAAATTGAAGAATTGCTCATTCCTGTTGTTGAAGAACACGGAATTGATGTAAACTTTATTGATGAGTTAATTCGTGAGGATAGAATTGAAGAAGTGTTAGACATTGTAGATAAGGCAGTTCTAATTGACCATTATGGTTTCTCATTAGAAGAAACGATAGAATTTAGGAACATTTGGAAAAAAATGTCTGACCGAAGAATAAATAGAGGTAAGTCTGCCAAATCAAAGCCTAAGAAGAAGGTGGGTTTAATGTAA
- a CDS encoding GNAT family N-acetyltransferase: protein MLETTRLRFEPISPQHLEDAADMFCTNNRVMASTLKGSVFTRSEFDSLLYTDFINEQEPVFGFWCVILKESNRFIGVSGIHKIKYQDNEYCEFGFILNDSQWGQGFATEIGHHWISYVTDTLKLSQIIATVSPHNLASRRVLEKLDMEYVDQITTKDRGDRIILGKTLS, encoded by the coding sequence ATGCTAGAAACTACCAGACTAAGGTTTGAGCCAATATCTCCACAACATCTAGAAGATGCTGCAGATATGTTTTGCACTAATAATCGGGTTATGGCATCTACACTAAAAGGCAGCGTTTTTACTAGAAGCGAATTTGATTCCTTACTTTATACAGATTTTATAAACGAGCAAGAGCCTGTATTTGGCTTCTGGTGCGTCATATTAAAAGAGAGCAATCGTTTTATAGGAGTTTCTGGTATTCATAAAATCAAATACCAAGATAACGAGTATTGCGAATTTGGCTTTATATTAAACGATAGTCAGTGGGGACAAGGTTTTGCAACGGAGATAGGTCATCACTGGATTTCATACGTAACAGACACCCTAAAACTAAGCCAGATCATTGCCACTGTAAGTCCGCACAACTTAGCATCTAGAAGAGTATTAGAGAAGCTTGATATGGAATATGTTGACCAGATTACAACTAAAGACAGAGGCGACCGCATAATCTTAGGTAAGACGCTCTCATAG
- a CDS encoding TlpA disulfide reductase family protein, with amino-acid sequence MRKEKPVATKFKTILLRIFFVIVSVFLLSVSCKNDKTATKVDSFNLSVQAKNFPDSTKVVLYNRDIDKDIDSGFAVNERFDFSGTVALPSLSYLNFYDKNGKPLEPYKYFFLENTNMSVIGEYSDFLNAKVTGSEQTDLYTVYNALSQDSDTSNRFQKEVDFLYANANNQMALTELLYKKKQISKDSLLLFYEKLDTINTNSIKGQELLTYTKAIDIKAGDSFRDIKGTDLEGKQHKLSDYAGKVILLDFWAAGCRPCRLQNKKEFPELIKKYSKDDFVLISYSLDTDKKSWKQSSEKDNINWLNISDLQGMKGDNVSKYAVTAIPNSFLINQEGIIVRSFIGFTDGSNTIEKEINKLLE; translated from the coding sequence TTGCGGAAAGAAAAGCCAGTTGCAACCAAATTTAAAACCATCCTCTTGAGAATCTTCTTTGTTATTGTATCGGTGTTCTTGTTGTCTGTTTCTTGTAAGAATGACAAGACTGCAACAAAAGTTGATAGTTTTAACCTATCAGTACAAGCCAAAAATTTTCCTGACAGCACTAAAGTTGTTCTTTACAATAGAGATATTGATAAGGATATAGACTCAGGTTTTGCGGTTAATGAACGCTTTGACTTTTCTGGAACAGTAGCGCTACCATCGCTTTCTTATTTGAACTTTTATGATAAAAACGGTAAGCCACTAGAACCATACAAGTACTTCTTTTTAGAAAATACCAATATGTCTGTTATAGGAGAGTACTCAGACTTCCTTAATGCAAAAGTAACAGGCTCTGAGCAAACAGATCTATATACCGTATATAACGCTCTATCTCAAGACAGCGATACATCTAATAGGTTTCAAAAAGAAGTAGACTTCCTCTACGCTAATGCCAATAACCAAATGGCCTTGACGGAACTACTATACAAGAAAAAACAAATCTCAAAAGATAGCTTGTTACTCTTTTATGAGAAATTAGATACAATCAATACAAACTCAATAAAGGGTCAGGAGTTACTGACCTACACAAAAGCGATTGATATCAAAGCTGGAGATAGCTTTAGAGACATCAAAGGGACAGATCTAGAAGGCAAACAACACAAACTCTCTGACTATGCTGGAAAAGTAATTTTATTAGATTTCTGGGCAGCTGGTTGTCGTCCCTGCCGTTTACAAAACAAAAAGGAGTTTCCTGAGTTAATTAAAAAATATAGCAAAGACGATTTTGTTCTCATAAGTTATTCCCTTGACACTGATAAAAAGAGCTGGAAACAATCAAGCGAAAAGGATAATATCAATTGGCTTAATATTTCCGATTTACAAGGAATGAAAGGTGATAATGTTTCAAAATATGCCGTTACCGCTATTCCTAATAGCTTTTTAATTAATCAAGAAGGTATTATCGTAAGATCATTCATAGGCTTTACTGACGGCTCAAATACGATTGAAAAAGAGATTAATAAGCTTTTGGAGTAG